AAGACAAAAGGTGAAAATTTTGAGTCCATTTCAACGTAGCTGCCCAAAATTGGTTAGGTTGCCAAACTTATGGAGTTAAATGCCAAATGTGTAGTTTGTAAATCTTACTTGCTCCAGAGTTAGAAACATGATCGCGTTCCAAGATCCAAGTCGCCCAAAATTTGGAAAGAACCCCTTATAAAAAGCAAAAGGTCCCTGCAAAACATCAGCAGTTATATTAGATGAGTCCCCCTGCGCCCTGCCCCCCCAAATACCAATACTTCATTCAAGATAAAACATATGTAAAATCCTCTTAAAGATCAATCATATCATTATAAGGCCACCAGGATGCCAAAATTAGCAGCTGACATGAGATGTTATATATTGACTAACAAGAAACAGATTCCCAGAACTAGAAGTATGTCTGTAAGGAACATAAATTTTAGTTGGGAGTGCCCACTTGTCAGGGAAGATATGCTTGAAGTGGTATTTAGAAACAGGCTGAGCAACAAAAAATGTGTTGCacaactatttttcattttactcCAAACCTTCTAAATGGTTATATATGTACCTTAAAATGcatgaaaagaaaaggtaacTGTGGAATCAATACTTTCCAAAGCATTTATGCAGCAGCATTGCCCGGTGGATAAATCAGCATATGAGATGTTATTTTGAGAAGTGAGGGGACATCGACTCATTGTCACAAAAATTTGTAAACAGAATGAATGGCCTAAAGCCAATACACAAGCAGCAGGATTTTTAAAGTCGGTTATCAAAAGAGCTCACAGAGGGGATTGTTGTCAAAGGCAGAATAGATGtgagatatttaaaacaaaaaaggcaTATTTTTTCTATGAAGCATGAAATTCAATCCATTGGCAACAACTTATAAAACCTCGAGCAACTAAAACTTATCTCCACCATTAGATAACTCCTGAATTACAACTTTTAACAAGTTTGCCAGTCAAAACATTAAAATGTTGAAGCACGATAATATCAATACGGTAAACTATCATAAGAGTgctaaaagaattaaaagaaaatcaaccTCATTCTTCAAAGTCTTGAAGAAACAATCAAAAGTGCTTTTGTAGGTTGAATCACCCATCATTCTAGATTTCACCTGTATCACAACATGCACAATAGCCAATCCAAAATTGAGTGACTAACTCATCCatagaaattcaaataaaatcaattaatatatcataatcaatCTGATGGAACTATAATATGGCCTGCAGTGAATTACTCACAGATTATTCAACAAATAATATAACCAAGACCAATAATTAgtgaaaatccaaaaataaacaaaagagaacaaccctaaatttatttatgatgaaATAATGAGGTACGCATTTACTAATTTCATTGTTGCTCCTTCTGCTCATCCTCTTCTTTTTGTCATTATTGTTGTCATTGACTCATTATCATATGGTACCCTGATCTCATGATCTTTAGAGTGTTATGGGACTTGATGATGTTATTTAACTGACAAGCCACAGTAGCTTACAGTGCAAGTCTGCTCATACTGCTAATTCAATCATATGTATACCAAAATCAACAACACGGTGAAGTTTTTTGCTACTTGGCCACACTAAGTATATTACATACTTGATGCATGTTGTTTCTGAAAGAGAATGCAAAAGCTATTAATGAAGAGCTGACTCGAGGTCTGATTTCTGAATCGAAAAACTAGAAATAGTTCATGAAAATTTACCATGAATTCTAAACTAGATTGgtgatcataaaatttaagTGCCAATAAAGCAAGTTGCCTCAGTTTAATAATCCATAAAGtgctaataaatgaaaatgctATCCATAAGAGAAGACTAAAAGCTAACAAACTAGTAAGCAACCAATGTGTCATGTGATACCATGAAATTCACACTTGAAACAATAAGAATATAACAACAGAAACATCACAATTTTTTAAGTGGAAAATTGGATCacctagatgctatgaaatgtTTACATGCAAGTGTTAGAATAAATAAGATCTGATTAACTGGATAAAATAGAGGTCGTGATGAATGCATTTCAGAGAACCTCAAACTCAGCTTCATTAGGTAACAATGGAAGTTGAATACTAGTTGAGGAAATTGAATTACAGTAAAAGTTGGCAGATGGTAGCACCCTTGAAGATATGTTGGTATGGTTGAAGGTGCTAGGGTAGCAAGGTTAAAATCAAATGGACGGTGCAGATATTTTCACcttgtatttgatatttatgcTGCCCAATTCAGATGCAAAATGGTTAGATTGGACGCCTGAATATCTAAATTGCTAGTTTAATGGCCTCATAAAATATTCCCTAACtttcaatattatttcatatgcCGTGCTGGTTCAGAAATGCCATAGACACTGCTATAGTACCCTTTTAGAACAAATTCCAATTTGGAGAATATGTCTATACACAAGTACAAACCTGAAGCCttgagatgaagaagatgatgaataatagttagaggattttttttatagataatttttctttccctaatccagaacctcccacaaacccttccCAATCCTTTAAGTAGCGGTAATTATGCTCCTGAGTTGACTAATCATGAAAAGAATGGGAAATGGATATAGAATGCTTACCACATCAACAGGAGAACCAATACAGACAGCAAAAAAACCTGCACCTAGGCCGGCTAGGAGATGAGTTAATAAATTATCTGTGAACcctgaaatttttaaaatcgtCTGCATGTGTATAGAAAAAACATGGAAATCGTTGGATTCAAATATTAGATATATCAACAATTCACAAATTAAAACACAAGCAGGCATCTCATCTGAGAGtcaatatatatacatttacCTGTTTTATTTGATCATAACTGGCTAGCTCAGCAGCATTTATGATAGCATTCCGGGCAATATTAGGGCCAAGCCCCGTCCATAGAGCTGCTAGGCCTTCCTATGTTTCCAAATGAATTTAGAacaagatgaaaaaatttaatcaattgACACATtgcattttagaaaaatgaccTGTCTCACTATTGTATAATAAGCATCCAAAGCTCCCATGTAACGCCTTGGAACCCCAGGTGGCAATTTTCCTTCAGCTTGAAGCCGAACTTTTACAAGATCAGTAGGATTTGCGACTGCGATTGCTATTGCTCCTGTTAGGAAAGaaacaccaatttaactttttGTGAAGAAAAGAATCAGTGGAGATAGTTTATTTGACTCTTTATATGGGAAAAACAGTATGCTAGTACAGTTGTTATCTAAATTCCTCATGCATCGACCAAAAGGATAGTAACCAAATGTAACTGACCAGTTATCAGTGCAGCAAGTACTTTCTTGAATAAAGGGACATCTCCAACAAAATCATTGCCAACAAAAAAGATCTTAACCTGTTGTGCATACATGTTAATGAATCACAGGAacaaggaaataataataacaataacaataataaagatCAAATTACATTCATTGAAGGAAAAAAGTTCAAAACTTACAGGATCATACAACCCAATTCTTAAACCTCCATATAGACATTGGCGATGCAACCCCGGTACAATGCCCTTCCAAAGTGCTACCAAACCTTCTTCCAAAGCAATAG
The sequence above is drawn from the Vitis riparia cultivar Riparia Gloire de Montpellier isolate 1030 chromosome 6, EGFV_Vit.rip_1.0, whole genome shotgun sequence genome and encodes:
- the LOC117916290 gene encoding mitochondrial uncoupling protein 2-like, which gives rise to MSDLKHATEISFAGTFACSAFSACFAELCTIPLDTAKVRLQLQKKGSTGNEAGLPKYRGMLGTVVTIALEEGLVALWKGIVPGLHRQCLYGGLRIGLYDPVKIFFVGNDFVGDVPLFKKVLAALITGAIAIAVANPTDLVKVRLQAEGKLPPGVPRRYMGALDAYYTIVRQEGLAALWTGLGPNIARNAIINAAELASYDQIKQTILKISGFTDNLLTHLLAGLGAGFFAVCIGSPVDVVKSRMMGDSTYKSTFDCFFKTLKNEGPFAFYKGFFPNFGRLGSWNAIMFLTLEQAKIFFRRGVA